GAGCAATTACTGCTAATGAGTAAGAATCATTACATTGGCCAGCATCTAATACTCTTGGAATACCACCAATATCTCCTAGTTCTAATTTATTGTATCTATATTTTGCGCAACCTGCTGTTAAGATCACTGTATCCTTTGGCAATTTATCTGCAAATTCAGTATAATATTCTCTTGACTTCATTCTACCATCGCAACCTGCCATAACAAAGAATTTTTTAATAGCACCAGATTTTACTGCATCAACAACCTTATCTGCTAGTGCAAATACTTGTGCATGAGCAAATCCACCAACTATGCTACCGGTTTCAATCTCTGTAGGAGATTGTAATTTTTTAGCATGCTCAATAATTGCTGAAAAATCCTTAATGCCATTTTCATCTGCATCAATGTGAGTACAACCTGGATATCCGGAAGCGCCAGTTGTATATATTCTTTCAATATGAGAAGTTTTTGGAGGAACAATACAGTTTGTTGTAAAGAGAATCGGACCATTAAAGGTTTCAAATTCTTCTTTTTGTTTCCACCAAGCATTACCATAGTTACCAACAAGATTTTCATATTTTTTGAATGCTGGATAATAATTTGCTGGAAGCATTTCACTATGTGTATAAACGTCTACCCCAGAACCTTGTGTTTGCTTTAACAATTGCTCTAAATCTGCTAAATCATGACCTGATATTAATATTCCAGGATTGTTTCTTACACCTATATTAACCTGTGTAAGCTCTGGATTACCATATGCTCCTGTATTAGCCGCATCTAACATTGCCATAGCTGTAACACCTAGTTTACCAGTTTCTAGAGTAAGAGCAACTAATTCATCTGCACTTAATCCATCATTTAATGTAGCAACCAATGCTTTTCCAATGAAATTATATATTTCTTGATCTTCTTTACCAAGATTATAAGCGTGATGAGCGTAAGCTGCCATACCCTTAACTCCATATATAATTAATTCTCTTAATGAACGTACATCTTCATTCTCAGTGGCAAGTACACCAACTTCATTTTTAATTGCTTTTGCTTCAATTTCAGCATTTGAATTAACCATAAACGTTGCTGCATCCGGAAGATTACCAACTTCTACTCCATTGCTTTCAAGTGTAGCCTTAACACCTTCTCTAATTGCAATACCTTTTTTGATTTCTGCTTCAAATACTACATCATCAAAATTAGCATTCGTAATTGTCATAAATAGTGTATTCATTGTGTAAAGATCTGCTTCTGGAAACCTAAGTCCAGCAGCTTTTCCCTTTTGAGTTAATACTGAAATTCCCTTTACCGTATATATTGCTAAATCCTGTAAGTTTGCTACATCCTCATTCTTCCCACAAACTCCTTGAATCGTACACCCGCCATTCAAAGCCTCTTGACATTGATAACAAAACATTCCCATTTTATATTTCCTCCTAATAATAATTAATTGTTATTTCTGTAACACAGAAGTACTTATTCCCTCGTCGCCTCTGTGTCTCTGAAATCATTATACCAACTCTCCTCACTAAAATCGGTAGCTCAAGATACATAACGTCAAACTAGATAATATAAATTTAAAGAGGCTATTTAATCATTAAGTAGAATAAGAACAAAGCGCTTGTCAGCGCGTTACATAATAATTTATGCTATCTACCGCTTTGTTCTATGCTTCGTGGAAAGTAGAACTTTCCTACTGGACAAAAAAGTAGCTATCTCACCATAGAATCATCTTCTATCTTGAGATAACTACTTCATATAAAAATCCAAATTATTATGTAACTAAAAAATAGCCATCACTGAAACCAATTTATCTTTCGCTTTCTTCGGAAACTTAACAAGTGTCTGTCCACTTTTTGCAAAATATGCCTGTTTTGATACTTTACTACCATTTGCGCACCACGCAGCAAAATGTTCGCAATTATTTGTATAAATCTTATACCCATCAAATGGAGTATTTAATCTACTATATGCTCTTTTAACCACTCGTTCTCTAGAAAACTTATGATACATCTCAGTATCAATCTTTTTTTCTCCATCTTTTAGAAAATCATCCATAGTGGTTTTTTTAATCGTACCTTCGTTGGTATACAATATACTATCACATATGAAATGAATTACATTTCCATCTTCAACTTCTATTCCATAATGACGATAGAGTAAAGTTCGAGCGATCAATTGATCTAATTTCCCTGAGCGGCTAGATCTTCTTGGGTTAAATGATTTTAAGCCAAGGGGTTTTCTTACAACATAGATGATATCGCCTTCCATACCACTCCTCCTATTCTAAAATCTAATAATAGATTAGACTATTCTAACCCTTTTGTCAAGTAAACATAGGTCCC
This genomic interval from Firmicutes bacterium HGW-Firmicutes-1 contains the following:
- a CDS encoding hydroxylamine reductase gives rise to the protein MGMFCYQCQEALNGGCTIQGVCGKNEDVANLQDLAIYTVKGISVLTQKGKAAGLRFPEADLYTMNTLFMTITNANFDDVVFEAEIKKGIAIREGVKATLESNGVEVGNLPDAATFMVNSNAEIEAKAIKNEVGVLATENEDVRSLRELIIYGVKGMAAYAHHAYNLGKEDQEIYNFIGKALVATLNDGLSADELVALTLETGKLGVTAMAMLDAANTGAYGNPELTQVNIGVRNNPGILISGHDLADLEQLLKQTQGSGVDVYTHSEMLPANYYPAFKKYENLVGNYGNAWWKQKEEFETFNGPILFTTNCIVPPKTSHIERIYTTGASGYPGCTHIDADENGIKDFSAIIEHAKKLQSPTEIETGSIVGGFAHAQVFALADKVVDAVKSGAIKKFFVMAGCDGRMKSREYYTEFADKLPKDTVILTAGCAKYRYNKLELGDIGGIPRVLDAGQCNDSYSLAVIALKLKEIFELNDINELPIAYNIAWYEQKAVIVLLALLSLGVKNIHLGPTLPAFLSPNVVKVLVETFGIGGTTTVDEDIKMFLQ